TCAAAGCATTGTTAAACGGCAGTGCCCTGGACGCACCGGGCGGCCTGGGCGGCCTGGAACAGGACGAGTTCCACTCCGACTACGTGCTCGATCTCAGTGAACGCTACCTGTCGCAGATGGAGACCGGCATGGGCGCCTACTCGGACAGCAGCGGCCCGCGGTTCATCCGGGAAGCCGTGGCGGATTTCATAGACCGCAGGGACGGCGCGGACGATGCGGACCGCGGCGCCGTTCCCCGTTCCGACCCGGAGCAGGTATTCATCACCAACGGAGCCAGCGAAGGCGTGCGGTACGTAATCGACCTGATGATCGACGACACGTCGGACGGCATCATGATCCCCATTCCCCAGTATCCGCTGTATTCCGCGGCCATCAAGCGTTGCGGCGGCGTGCAGGTCGACTATTTCCTTGATGAGGAATCGGGTTGGGCCCTGGACCGGGAACTGCTGGAATCTTCCCTGGATGACGCACGCGGGCGCGGCGTGGACGTCAAGGCCATCGTGGTCATCAACCCGGGCAACCCGACCGGCGCGGTACTGACCGAAGAGACCGTGAGGGAGGTGGTTGCCTTTGCCGGCGACAACGGCCTGGCCATCATCGCCGACGAGGTCTACCAGGAGAACGTCTACGGCGGGGACGCGGGGTTCGTATCCATCGCCCGGGTGCTGGGACGAAGCGGTGTGCCGCTGTTCAGCGTGCACAGCACCTCGAAGGGCTACTACGGCGAGTGCGGCCACCGGGGCGGCTATCTCGAGATCAGGAACGCTCCGCGCGTTCGGAACACCGAACTGTCGTTTACCGATCTCGTGCTCAAGCAGGCGTCGGTGAACATCTGTTCGAACACGGTCGGCCAGTTGATGATGTATCTGCTGGTCAATCCGCCCCCCGAGAACGCCGAACCCTATCGCCGCTTCACGAATGAGCGCAGGACGATCCTTGAAGACCTCCACGAAAAGGCGGTCATGATCAGGTCGGGATTCGATCAGATGGAAGGCGTTTCCTGTTACGGGCGAACCGGGGCGATGTACCTCTTCCCCAGGCTGGACAGGCTGCCGGAGGGAACGAACGACTTCGACTACTGCATGGCACTCCTGGAGCGGACCGGGCTGGTCACGGTCAACGGCGAGGGATTCGGGCAGCAACCGGGCACCAGTCATTTGAGGATTGCATTCCTGCCGCCTCGGGAGGTGATCGAGGAAGTCCTTCCCAAGTGGATCGCGTTCCACAATGCATATGTGAACTGACGGGCGGGTTAAATGCATATGTGAACTGACGGGCGGGTTAATTGACGGGCGGGTAGCATGCTTTCGGTTAAAGAGAAGTGGCTTTTCGATCTGCACGGTTATCTCGTCCTGCGCCAGGTCATCACGTCCGAGGACCTGGATCACATGATCGCGCGGTGCGACGAATGGCACGGGATGGCAGAGGAAGAGCTTCCGCCGCCGCTCTGTTCCTATGAGGATCCCAAGGCAAATCCGACGGCCGCGCGGGCCATTCTCCATGCCGAGTATGCCGACCCGGTATTCGACCGGCTCGTGCTGAACCTGCCGGTCATGCGCTTGGTGCTCGCCCTGACGAGGGAGCGGCCCCAGCACCTGCTGTCGGCCCTCACGGTGAACCGGCCGGACAGCGACGAGATCACGCTGCACAACGGCGCTTCCGGGGCGTGGAGGAACCCGGCCAACGACTACCAGGCCGCGGACGGCGAAGTGTTCGCCACCTTCATCAACGCGGCCATTTCCCTGGTTGACGTGCCCGAAGGGGCCGGATTCGTGTGTATTCCCGGCAGCCACAAGACCTATTTCGAACGGCCGGCACACATCGACATCCGCTCAGGCCCGCCGACGGTAATCAACGTGCCCGTAAACGCGGGGGACGCCGTCGTCTTTACCGAAGCCCTATGCCACGGCGCGCTGCCCTGGTCCTTGCGCGACCCGCCGCGGCGCACCATGTTTCAAAGGTACTGCACGTCCTACGCGTCCTGGACGCCCGGCGCGGGTCCCATCGAGGCGCACCGGCACCAACTGTCTGACGGCGTTTGCGAAATGAAACGCCCGGGCGGATTCCAGGGACCGAAGGACATCGCCGAACGCCTGCTGGACGAAATGACGGCCTGGGAGGCGGCCGGCCGGCCGGCGGGATGGGAGAGCCGGTTGCAACAGACTACTGGGAGTCCTGCATGAAGATCACCGACCTGAGATGTGCCGTGATCGGCCAGAACCCCGTGGTACGGATCACGACGGACGAAGGGATCCACGGGCTGGGGCAGATCGAGAACTCCAAGCCCTACATGAAACCCCACGTTCTGTTCTATCGGGACCACATTATCGGCCAGGATCCCACGGACGTGAACCGCGTCGTCTCGAGCATACGGCGGCTGGGCAGCTTCAAGCCCTGGGGCAGCGCGGTTAGCGCCATCGAGATGGCCCTGTGGGATATCGCGGGCAAGGCGGCCGGACTGCCGGTGTACAAGTTGCTCGGGGGCAAGATGCGGGACCGGGTGCGGGTGTACAACGGCGCTGTGCGGTTTCCCATGAAGGGCGCCACCGTGGAGGACTACGCGGAGGACATGGCCCGGATGAAGGCGGCGCCCGAGGGGTTCACCATCATCAAGGAGGGCATCAGCTTTCACAGCCAGATGCCGTCGCAGGTCCCCGACTTCTTCTACGGCGACCTGCAGAAGCACGGCTTTCACGGCAACCGGGGTCCGCTCACCGAGAAGGGCCTGAAGCACCTGGTAGCCTGCATAGAGGCCATGAAGGCGGTCCTCGGAGATGAAGTCGGCCTGGCCCTCGACTGCGGCCCCGGCATGCTCGTGCCGGACGCCCTGCGCCTGGCGAAAGCCGTGGAACACCTGCATATCATGTGGCTGGAAGACATGATCACCGGCGACTATACGCCCTTCGTCCTGGCCGATCTCTACCGGGAGGTGAACTCGAGGACTTCCACGCCGATTCACACGGGGGAACAGATCTATCTCCGGGAGAACTTCGTCGATCTCATCGAGAAAAGGGCCGTGGACGTGGTGGGCCCCGACCCGGCCGACGTGGGCGGGATCGCGGAACTGAAGTGGATTGCGGAATACGCCGACCTCCACGGCGTGCTCATGGCGCCCCACGGCGTCATAGACGGCCTGATCGGCCTGGCCGCCCTGGTGCACGCCTCGGCCGCCATGCCGCCCAACTACATTGCCTTCGAATACCCCGTTGGCAACCCGTCCTGGTGGTACGACATCGTGGAGGGTTTGCCGGAAACGATCGTGA
The window above is part of the Gemmatimonadota bacterium genome. Proteins encoded here:
- a CDS encoding aminotransferase class I/II-fold pyridoxal phosphate-dependent enzyme, whose product is MSVNRRILEMEYAVRGPIPQRAAELKQQGRRIIPCNLGNPQALGQQPISFYREVLSLVEHPVRIERERRFKALLNGSALDAPGGLGGLEQDEFHSDYVLDLSERYLSQMETGMGAYSDSSGPRFIREAVADFIDRRDGADDADRGAVPRSDPEQVFITNGASEGVRYVIDLMIDDTSDGIMIPIPQYPLYSAAIKRCGGVQVDYFLDEESGWALDRELLESSLDDARGRGVDVKAIVVINPGNPTGAVLTEETVREVVAFAGDNGLAIIADEVYQENVYGGDAGFVSIARVLGRSGVPLFSVHSTSKGYYGECGHRGGYLEIRNAPRVRNTELSFTDLVLKQASVNICSNTVGQLMMYLLVNPPPENAEPYRRFTNERRTILEDLHEKAVMIRSGFDQMEGVSCYGRTGAMYLFPRLDRLPEGTNDFDYCMALLERTGLVTVNGEGFGQQPGTSHLRIAFLPPREVIEEVLPKWIAFHNAYVN
- a CDS encoding mandelate racemase/muconate lactonizing enzyme family protein, whose product is MKITDLRCAVIGQNPVVRITTDEGIHGLGQIENSKPYMKPHVLFYRDHIIGQDPTDVNRVVSSIRRLGSFKPWGSAVSAIEMALWDIAGKAAGLPVYKLLGGKMRDRVRVYNGAVRFPMKGATVEDYAEDMARMKAAPEGFTIIKEGISFHSQMPSQVPDFFYGDLQKHGFHGNRGPLTEKGLKHLVACIEAMKAVLGDEVGLALDCGPGMLVPDALRLAKAVEHLHIMWLEDMITGDYTPFVLADLYREVNSRTSTPIHTGEQIYLRENFVDLIEKRAVDVVGPDPADVGGIAELKWIAEYADLHGVLMAPHGVIDGLIGLAALVHASAAMPPNYIAFEYPVGNPSWWYDIVEGLPETIVKDGFIDVWDSPGLGVDLVPDKALPYLKEEDQGFFD